The nucleotide sequence CCCCTCGCGAACGTCCGCGTCGGGGGCCCGAAGACCAGCAGGTCGCGGGGTGGTGACCGCGAATCCGCCCCGGCTGACGGCCAGGAGCAGGGGAATCACATGCACAGCACAGACCACGGCAACGCTGCCGCGTACGGCGGGGACAGCAGGTACGGCTACGGCCATGGCGATGCTGCCGGGTACGGCGACGACAGCGGGCCCAGCGACGACTACGGCCATGGCGACGCTGCCGGGTACGGCGACGACAGGGGGCCAGGCGACGGCTACGGCTATGGCTACGGCGACACACCACCCACACAGCCCCCCACCGCGCCGCGGGCGGCACAGCCCCCCACCACGCCGCCGGTGCAGTCACCCCCCGCGTCGGCGTCCTCGAGCGCTCCGGCCGGCATGCCGCCGCGGAAGCCACCGTCCTCGCCCCCGAGACAACCGCCCTCCCTCCCCGAGACCGGCGCCGACGGGCAGGTGCTGGCGGCGTCGGGCATCGCCGCGCTTTTGTTGACGAGCGGCGCCATCCTGTACCGACGAGGCCGAGCCGGGTCCGGTCGATAGCGCTCCGCTCGCGGTGCCGGAGGAACTGCCTCCGGCACCCGGTCCCCCCCCGTCGACGGCGCGACCCGTCACTGTGCTTGTGCGCGTCCCCGGCCCACCGGTACGGGGATTGCCTGGGCGGGCGGGGCTGCGGCGCGCAACCGGTGGCGTACGCCTTGTACGAGCGTGGTCGCCGTGAAGGTCGCTCCGTGGACGAAGCGCATGGCAGGGCCGAAGGTGGAGGCCGTCAGCAGACCTGCCATGAACAGCCCTCGGCGCGAGGACTCGAAGTCCCGCCCGACAGCGGGGGAGCCGTCGGCTGTCGTCGACAGGCTCGCTCGCAACTCCTCGGAGAGCAGGTCGAGCCGGTCCAGGGCCGCGTGGAACCCCGTGGCTGCGATCACGTGTTCGGTATCCAGGGAGTTCAGCTCCCCAGTCCGACTCACCGTCTCCAGTCGTACGCCGCCCGGCACCGCACGGGCCGCGACGACCTCGCGGCCGAGCAGCATCTCCACCACCGGATCGACCCGGTCCCGCACCCACCAGGCGCCCGCCGGTCCCAGCGCCGTGGCCGCGATGCGGGTGCGGGTCGACTCGGGGAGGCGACGGAAGAGATCCGGACGCTCGGCGTAGAACCAGTTGCGCCAGCCACAGCCGAGGCCGCTGTGCGGGGTCCGGGCAGACTGCCACCAGAGGCGCTGCAAGGGCGGCGGCACGTCGTTCCAGCGCAGTTGTGGCGCCCGCGCAAGCAGTCGTACGCGCGTGCCTTGTTCGGCGAGGAGTGCCGCTGTCTCCAGGGCTGCCTGTCCGCCGCCGATCACCGTGACGTCCATGCCTCGGAAGCGGCCGAGGTCGTGGTGGTGGCTGCTGTGGGTGACGAGTCCCGGGTGCAGGCCGCGCAGAGGGGGAGGCACCTCTGTGA is from Streptomyces sp. NBC_01314 and encodes:
- a CDS encoding NAD(P)-binding domain-containing protein; translated protein: MYDLLVVGAGPYGLSIASHAAAAGLDLRVLGRPMASWRAHMPRGMYLKSEPWASNLADPDGRWRLDAYCAASGLTACHADPIPVETFAEYGLWFARNAVPEVDERMVSRVATGPVGFEAVTEDGEVLRARTVALAVGVLPFTEVPPPLRGLHPGLVTHSSHHHDLGRFRGMDVTVIGGGQAALETAALLAEQGTRVRLLARAPQLRWNDVPPPLQRLWWQSARTPHSGLGCGWRNWFYAERPDLFRRLPESTRTRIAATALGPAGAWWVRDRVDPVVEMLLGREVVAARAVPGGVRLETVSRTGELNSLDTEHVIAATGFHAALDRLDLLSEELRASLSTTADGSPAVGRDFESSRRGLFMAGLLTASTFGPAMRFVHGATFTATTLVQGVRHRLRAAAPPAQAIPVPVGRGRAQAQ
- a CDS encoding LPXTG cell wall anchor domain-containing protein, whose product is MTAAATSVLSLCVVPAFADSSQEVTPGESLGALSEPPAARPGDSVHTLGSGLTSPSPDTGDASTAPGPPLANVRVGGPKTSRSRGGDRESAPADGQEQGNHMHSTDHGNAAAYGGDSRYGYGHGDAAGYGDDSGPSDDYGHGDAAGYGDDRGPGDGYGYGYGDTPPTQPPTAPRAAQPPTTPPVQSPPASASSSAPAGMPPRKPPSSPPRQPPSLPETGADGQVLAASGIAALLLTSGAILYRRGRAGSGR